TAGATAATTTGCCATTAAATGATTAATTTCGCCCCATGCAAATTGAAGTAGTAAAATCAAAAATTCATCAAGTAACCGTTACAGGCGCCGACCTCAATTACATCGGCAGTATTACTATTGATGAAAGCCTAATGGAAGCCTCTAATATAATTGCTGGAGAAAAAGTCCAAATTGTTAACATTAACAATGGCGAACGCTTAGAGACTTATGTGATTAAAGGTGAGCGCGACAAAGGCG
The sequence above is a segment of the Flavobacteriales bacterium genome. Coding sequences within it:
- a CDS encoding aspartate 1-decarboxylase gives rise to the protein MQIEVVKSKIHQVTVTGADLNYIGSITIDESLMEASNIIAGEKVQIVNINNGERLETYVIKGERDKGEICLNGPAARKVQKGDTIIIISYAILDFEEAKSFSPTLIFPNPDNTL